TCGCGGTTGGCGATCTGACCAAGCTGCGCGCGAAAGCGCGTGAGCAACAGGTTTACCTTCGCGTGTTGAAAAACACGTTGGCGCGTCGCGCCGTCGAAGGTACCCCGTTTGCTCCGCTGGCAGAGCAGATGACTGGTCCGTTGATCTACGGCATCTCGGAAGATGCAATTGCTGCTGCTAAGGTCGTCAACGACTTCGGCAAAACCAATGACAAGTTGATCATCAAGGCCGGTTCCTACGAAGGCAAGGTGATGGACAAGGCT
The nucleotide sequence above comes from Paraburkholderia sp. FT54. Encoded proteins:
- the rplJ gene encoding 50S ribosomal protein L10 encodes the protein MPLNKESKQAVVAEVAAQVAKAQTVVLAEYRGIAVGDLTKLRAKAREQQVYLRVLKNTLARRAVEGTPFAPLAEQMTGPLIYGISEDAIAAAKVVNDFGKTNDKLIIKAGSYEGKVMDKAGVQALANIPSREELLSKLLYVMQAPVSGFARALAALAEKKQGEETAA